From the Alloalcanivorax dieselolei B5 genome, one window contains:
- a CDS encoding FecR family protein — translation MNEQEHPEQDVLVLRKEAQAWLVRLKSGDATTEDAEAFRAWCARSPRHQEALAQARQLWTLLEPALAEVEHGDGSVQGRSNAPPAKPARGQSMGRRAFIGLAATAVGYIAVSSVWDGLNGQGDFHTEVGEQKRLALNDGVQLEMNTRTRVNQRLSSDGALALEVLGGEVGVQVAQTGAPLTVFVGKGTITSKAARFNVRHWDGETCVTCIEGRLSVETVHGLRQLSAKQQLLYDDQGVASVITADIEKVTGWQNRMLIFDDESLAQMITEINRYREGRIILLNEQLAQRRVQARIGLDQLDSVIALIRDSYGAHSTFLPGGVVILS, via the coding sequence ATGAACGAGCAGGAACATCCGGAGCAGGATGTGTTGGTTTTAAGAAAGGAAGCGCAAGCGTGGCTGGTGCGCCTCAAGTCGGGGGACGCCACAACCGAGGACGCGGAGGCGTTCCGGGCCTGGTGTGCCCGCAGTCCCCGTCATCAGGAAGCGCTCGCCCAGGCCCGTCAGCTATGGACTTTGCTGGAACCGGCGCTGGCGGAGGTGGAGCACGGTGATGGCAGCGTCCAGGGCCGCTCCAACGCCCCGCCGGCGAAGCCTGCTCGAGGTCAAAGTATGGGGCGCCGGGCCTTTATCGGACTGGCTGCCACAGCGGTTGGGTACATTGCTGTTTCCTCCGTGTGGGACGGATTGAATGGACAGGGTGATTTTCACACCGAGGTTGGTGAACAAAAACGCCTGGCCTTGAACGACGGCGTCCAGCTGGAAATGAACACTCGGACCCGTGTGAATCAGCGTCTTTCTTCCGACGGGGCCTTGGCGTTGGAAGTGCTTGGCGGAGAAGTGGGGGTGCAGGTGGCGCAGACCGGCGCTCCGTTAACCGTCTTTGTGGGGAAGGGAACCATCACCTCCAAGGCGGCGCGCTTCAATGTTCGCCATTGGGATGGCGAGACCTGCGTAACGTGTATCGAAGGGCGTCTTTCGGTTGAGACCGTTCACGGCCTGCGACAACTGTCCGCGAAGCAACAACTCCTCTATGACGATCAGGGCGTGGCGTCCGTCATCACGGCCGACATTGAAAAAGTCACGGGTTGGCAAAATCGCATGCTGATCTTCGATGACGAGTCGCTGGCTCAGATGATCACCGAAATCAATCGGTATCGCGAAGGCAGGATCATTCTTCTCAATGAGCAGTTGGCTCAGCGCCGTGTGCAGGCTCGTATCGGATTGGATCAACTGGACTCCGTCATCGCGCTGATTCGCGATTCCTACGGCGCTCACTCCACCTTCCTGCCTGGCGGTGTCGTGATACTGAGTTGA
- a CDS encoding RNA polymerase sigma factor: MRDEFLACYAELRRRLRFSLGNEDLADDVLHETWLRVDRLGKGEEIHNPGAYFYRVAMNVAHDHRNKSARLLYSDEIEALLDEGEGTDNPADRAQEWYELEALKAAIEALPPRRRDILVASRMEAIPHKEIARQFGISVRMVEKELKAALAFCGERVDRRVIRRFGPGAGKAS, from the coding sequence GTGCGTGACGAATTTCTGGCCTGCTATGCCGAACTGCGGCGACGCTTGAGGTTCAGCCTGGGCAACGAAGACTTGGCCGACGACGTCCTGCATGAGACCTGGTTGCGCGTTGACCGATTGGGTAAGGGGGAGGAAATACATAACCCGGGGGCTTACTTTTATCGGGTGGCGATGAATGTCGCCCATGATCATCGTAATAAGTCCGCCCGCCTGTTGTACTCCGATGAAATCGAGGCGCTGCTGGATGAGGGGGAGGGCACGGATAATCCCGCGGATCGGGCGCAGGAGTGGTATGAACTGGAGGCCTTGAAAGCCGCCATAGAGGCGCTGCCGCCTCGTCGACGGGACATTCTGGTGGCATCACGGATGGAGGCCATACCCCATAAGGAGATCGCCCGGCAGTTCGGGATTTCCGTTCGCATGGTGGAAAAGGAACTTAAGGCGGCATTGGCGTTCTGTGGCGAAAGGGTGGACCGACGGGTGATCCGCCGGTTCGGTCCCGGTGCCGGTAAGGCGTCATAG